A window of the Podospora bellae-mahoneyi strain CBS 112042 chromosome 6, whole genome shotgun sequence genome harbors these coding sequences:
- a CDS encoding hypothetical protein (COG:S; EggNog:ENOG503P6PI): MTQKTRPIQRFAQAVSKCTAEATVYGQCVVADYNSVHKNQCAKEFMALKNCYLAAAKQGK; this comes from the exons ATGACCCAAAAGACTCGTCCCATCCAACGGTTCGCTCAAGCTGTGTCAAAATGCACTGCTGAG GCTACCGTATATGGTCAATGTGTGGTTGCCGACTACAATTCCGTACACAAGAACCAATGTGCCAAAGAATTTATGGCGTTGAAGAATTGTTACCTG GCTGCCGCAAAACAGGGTAaatag
- a CDS encoding hypothetical protein (EggNog:ENOG503P06D; COG:S), with translation MPPHSSLPLRDGRAGPPLPSSSNTFVNSNSSQLHEPYSDEDIELIHEIVALGESIFPTLPERDKLPTEALFRAAEEILPNHGYDPDDPPSHISRLIFKIGGQRSGETLSHKFRTVLEGMGIKLEFVPSSPPTRPDSLRSFPLTEEETTVELELGTTPRRQQLPQQRRRRHSSVSRRSDRTVVSDEGTYELPIRARSRPRSHSVSFLDEPGRDHSDDESTRPFSRLGRDGRVVHADPRPVLKATTKENIKNWSSATREATRNREALRRITNWRRENEQAGNDELEDATENAVENQRPKQSGPHIPAHFRADVPIKEVVNLPRGLGSARPHATTAGNGVNKGRPASLSTIADTEPVYDSPRSDDIINGARRVSDSTAPTQDDDRPRQQESSALSHGDRSAVDIQALEAKLAQLKMAEDEALVKDAFKTWEYYFQIAQDTNRELLAVAEDVEDRDLKNEVIEVWKEEYWALLEEQANIQAFVEHREYTERMEKRATRVYEIYTVRTTITFWHDFALDERDRTAVARRHLVRKKAFEAWRQQLIEDEAKVTNFILMHALQKWSQTTLLSEVRHRVAIKTDQHALIKECLGIMQETQKMHLADTLWSVRIFKFSLTIWLDRANDAMDQHELAIDVDERLVLDEATGIWHEETLYLQDTVMEATVEGLRQECCRTMAYWQEQARLNKLLRWYQDADEEDTRYHVLDTWYSAFQGALQDTEDADAILLREFLTRWENVAKLRMFTERDDQYTILDVLSHWANEERLGFWRRYTDELAMEGTLKQVQAAAFRSQNERAVDERKAISMDNYYVWGDVVDEWLMALDVGVAWKHRRNADVVNIFRTCRPIVDMWLDYHWAILERDRRAARQADSMVKRFRVIGTLDKWPVITEKKRRERLMSSLRQFRRDYKVKLASSCLEWWFHFAGDHVDTGRYAYDTNIHYGSEDINGQLNHWLEVARTAGDMQDVAVDAELEIHCNNWIEELHEAQANAEYAINYDEDKTLGQYWQAWEFEALQQTSRNRMALTVKERNDKRWCSQILDEWQQEANPEMTQLDPRASIMSRRSNRIRTHGSGDDTLGPGGFTASQLVTVNTSTLPDRSRFSRPTYPETPRVPTVSQLGRNPLPSARFSTRSRSLGPMLEFDETSFLPDAETNDPWFMSTPTRRTSTLRPLGYRPTTTPSAILPSPLERGLRSEYGANGSLGSTPGIIRSRLGQPPFRGSTLRTRVEFADISEASAEDQ, from the exons ATGCCGCCTCACTCCTCTCTGCCCCTCCGAGACGGCAGGGCTGGACCTCcgcttccttcttcttccaacaCGTTTGTCAACAGCAATAGCAGTCAGCTCCACGAGCCGTATTCAGATGAAG ACATTGAGCTTATCCACGAGATCGTCGCATTGGGAGAGTCCATCTTCCCTACCCTACCAGAACGAGACAAACTACCTACAGAAGCCCTCTTCCGCGCGGCAGAGGAgatcctccccaaccatgGCTACGATCCAGATgaccctccctcccacatcTCGCGCCTCATCTTTAAGATTGGGGGGCAGCGATCGGGGGAGACGCTCAGCCACAAGTTTAGAACCGTCTTAGAAGGAATGGGTATCAAACTTGAGTTTGTTCCGAGCAGTCCACCCACCAGACCTGACTCACTTCGATCTTTTCCACTCACCGAGGAAGAAACCACGGTCGAACTCGAGCTTGGCACCACCCCTCGCCGGCAACAGTTGCCGCAGCAGAGGCGGCGAAGGCATAGTTCTGTCTCCCGTCGAAGCGATAGAACCGTTGTGTCGGATGAAGGGACTTATGAACTACCTATTCGCGCACGATCGCGACCGAGATCTCACTCGGTATCGTTCTTGGACGAACCAGGGCGTGACCATTCGGACGACGAATCAACGCGCCCGTTCAGCCGCTTGGGAAGGGACGGAAGAGTGGTCCACGCCGACCCACGGCCGGTACTCAAAGCAACGACAAAGGAAAACATCAAGAACTGGAGCTCGGCCACGAGGGAAGCCACGAGGAACAGGGAAGCCCTGCGGCGCATTACGAATTGGCGCCGGGAAAACGAACAAGCGGGCAATGACGAGTTGGAGGACGCGACTGAAAATGCGGTAGAGAATCAGCGACCCAAACAAAGCGGGCCGCACATTCCAGCGCATTTTCGCGCGGATGTCCCGATCAAGGAGGTTGTCAATCTCCCGCGTGGTTTGGGAAGTGCCCGGCCACATGCGACCACTGCCGGAAACGGTGTCAACAAAGGAAGGCCCGCATCCCTTTCCACCATTGCGGATACTGAGCCGGTGTACGACTCGCCTCGCtccgacgacatcatcaacggAGCACGACGTGTGAGCGACTCGACCGCTCCGACCCAGGACGACGACCGGCCCCGACAGCAGGAATCTTCCGCATTGTCCCATGGAGATCGTTCCGCCGTGGATATCCAGGCCCTGGAGGCGAAATTGGCGCAGCTCAAGAtggccgaggacgaggcaCTCGTCAAGGATGCCTTCAAGACGTGGGAATACTACTTCCAAATCGCCCAGGATACGAATCGTGAGCTCTTGGCCGTTGCcgaggatgtcgaggacCGCGACCTCAAGAATGAGGTCATTGAGGTTTGGAAGGAAGAATACTGGGCCCTCCTGGAGGAACAGGCCAATATCCAGGCGTTTGTCGAGCACCGGGAGTACACCGAGCGCATGGAAAAACGCGCGACAAGGGTATACGAGATCTACACTGTTCGTACCACGATCACGTTCTGGCACGACTTTGCGCTGGATGAACGCGACCGGACCGCGGTAGCCCGAAGACATCTGGTGCGCAAGAAAGCTTTTGAAGCCTGGCGCCAGCAGCTCATCGAGGACGAGGCCAAGGTTACCAACTTTATCCTGATGCATGCGCTGCAGAAATGGAGCCAGACTACCCTGCTTTCCGAGGTTCGCCATAGAGTGGCGATCAAGACGGACCAGCATGCCCTCATCAAGGAATGTCTGGGCATCATGCAGGAAACTCAAAAGATGCATCTTGCGGACACACTCTGGTCGGTTCGGATCTTCAAGTTCAGCCTGACCATCTGGCTCGACAGGGCGAATGATGCTATGGATCAGCACGAGCTAGCCATTGACGTGGACGAGAGACTTGTGCTCGACGAGGCAACCGGCATCTGGCACGAAGAAACCCTCTACCTCCAGGACACGGTCATGGAAGCCACCGTCGAGGGACTGAGACAGGAATGCTGCAGGACCATGGCGTACTGGCAGGAGCAGGCAAGGCTCAATAAACTTCTGAGATGGTATCAAGAtgccgacgaggaagacacAAGGTATCACGTTTTGGATACGTGGTATTCGGCTTTTCAAGGGGCTCTTCAGGATACCGAAGATGCTGACGCGATTCTGCTCAGAGAATTTCTCACCCGGTGGGAGAACGTGGCGAAGCTCAGGATGTTTACCGAGCGCGATGACCAGTACACGATACTCGACGTGCTGTCGCATTGGGCGAACGAGGAACGGCTCGGGTTCTGGAGACGTTACACGGACGAGTTGGCGATGGAGGGAACGCTCAAGCAGGTGCAGGCTGCTGCTTTTAGGTCGCAGAACGAACGAGCGGTTGACGAACGAAAGGCCATCAGCATGGATAACTATTATGTGTGgggtgatgtggtggatgagTGGTTGATGGCGCTGGATGTGGGGGTAGCCTGGAAGCATCGACGGAATGCAGATGTGGTGAATATCTTTCGCACTTGCAGGCCGATTGTGGATATGTGGCTGGATTACCACTGGGCAATTCTGGAGAGGGACCGTCGTGCTGCGAGACAGGCGGACAGCATGGTCAAGCGTTTCCGTGTTATTGGAACACTGGACAAGTGGCCGGTCATtacggagaagaagcgaagggagaggttgatgagctcgCTGCGGCAGTTTCGGCGCGATTACAAAGTCAAACTTGCGAGTTCCTGCTTGGAGTGGTGGTTTCACTTTGCTGGTGATCATGTGGACACTGGCAGATATGCTTATGATACCAATATTCACTATGGGAGTGAGGATATCAACGGGCAACTCAATCACTGGCTCGAAGTTGCAAGGACAGCCGGAGATATGCAGGATGTGGCCGTGGACGCCGAATTGGAAATCCATTGCAACAACTGGATAGAGGAGCTGCACGAAGCCCAAGCAAACGCTGAGTATGCCATCAACTATGACGAGGACAAGACTCTTGGTCAGTACTGGCAGGCTTGGGAGTTTGAGGCTCTGCAGCAGACAAGCCGGAACCGCATGGCTCTCACGGTCAAGGAAAGAAACGACAAGCGTTGGTGCAGCCAGATCTTGGACGAGTGGCAGCAGGAGGCCAATCCGGAAATGACACAGCTTGATCCGAGAGCCAGCATCATGTCCCGCCGCAGCAACAGGATTCGGACCCACGGGTCCGGAGATGATACCCTCGGCCCAGGCGGCTTCACAGCAAGCCAGCTGGTCACcgtcaacaccagcaccctccccgaccGTTCTCGCTTCTCCCGCCCTACCTACCCAGAAACACCCCGTGTTCCAACCGTCTCCCAACTCGGCCGCAACCCACTACCCTCTGCTCGCTTCTCCACTCGCTCCAGAAGTCTTGGCCCAATGCTCGAATTTGACGAGACTAGCTTCTTGCCTGATGCTGAGACCAATGATCCTTGGTTCATGAGCACTCCCACGAGAAGGACTAGCACTTTGCGGCCGTTGGGTTATCGACCCACGACTACCCCGTCTGCtatcctccccagccccttGGAGCGGGGATTGAGGAGTGAGTACGGCGCGAACGGTAGCTTGGGAAGTACTCCAGGGATCATCAGGTCGAGGCTGGGCCAGCCGCCGTTCAGGGGGAGCACGTTGAGGACGAGGGTCGAGTTTGCGGATATCAGTGAGGCTAGTGCTGAGGATCAGTAG
- the RPL26A gene encoding 60S ribosomal protein L26A (BUSCO:EOG09265DAV; EggNog:ENOG503P4CI; COG:J), whose translation MAKVSTNVSSSRRKSRKAHFSAPSSVRRDIMSAPLSKELREKYNVRSIPIRKDDEVTIVRGSQKDKEGKVTSVYRLKYVIHVERVVREKATGAAVPLGIHPSNVVITKLKLDKDREAILERIKAGRESSKPKAAATA comes from the exons ATGGCCAAGGTCTCTACCA ACGTTTCGTCCTCGAGACGCAAGTCTCGCAAGGCTCACTTCTCCGCGCCTTCCAGCGTTCGTCGCGACATCATGAGCGCTCCCCTCTCCAAGGAGCTCCGTGAGAAGTATAAC GTCcgctccatccccatccgcaaGGACGACGAGGTCACCATCGTTCGTGGCTCccagaaggacaaggagggcaaggtcaCCTCCGTCTACCGCCTCAAGTACGTCATCCACGTCGAGCGCGTCGTCCGCGAGAAGGCCACCGGTGCCGCCGTCCCCCTCGGcatccacccctccaacgtggtcatcaccaagctcaagctcgacaaggacCGTGAGGCCATCCTTGAGCGCATCAAGGCCGGCCGTGAGTcttccaagcccaaggcCGCTGCCACTGCTTAA
- a CDS encoding hypothetical protein (EggNog:ENOG503NX5N), whose product MVSPHGDGPTVLALRGTSSAVEASDRRRETGAPRAAASHVSSRSRRYNRSHAGGTSFVPQNEFPVFSHSGDVEILVRVASGHENRYLLHRHTLTRCSGFFEISTSNEWSRAQTVPENTPPSLPAPPTAGAIEGVKPAGASQQLTRIEDQGILGSHDGGAVGKPSSASLTLVKKRWRYELDFGSGGDDIPMLVQKEERGPPPTTNSLFGGPPPSHSSSRHHSSKSTSHSFFRSVANLSLSSSGNHAPSLPPPTPAEEDLLRDYDNLFRIMYNYAPTLDPINIADAYIQCKSLLNLADQYDALAVVGPRVDHHMLQFQSRLWKQIAKYPISYLRLGYLARSKVIFQEALVHVVGQWPAGERSIRAAFPETVIDIIEDKVDELEETVSRIEARLFRLTLTNRSSGERVSPGTNYLDWLAVSLFRTWLADNTTPPSPPPPPPPERTGRSSRTALTNGNSGSSGRHRNNSSSSSSSSAAGALVPASSNGNSNSAQRNVHFHPPPPSVPPLATLGRTYRILGSTQNEKGYLTHDECKRFLKLTPDLYSRDNLRRFEKRIDELKAMAREVVRPLMGSGLELELQGVGRWVI is encoded by the coding sequence ATGGTGTCGCCTCACGGCGACGGGCCCACGGTCCTGGCACTGCGGGGGACCTCATCCGCCGTGGAGGCAAGCGACCGAAGGAGAGAGACCGGCGCCCCCCGCGCGGCAGCTTCACATGTCTCGTCGCGCTCGAGACGCTACAATCGGTCTCATGCTGGTGGCACCTCGTTCGTTCCGCAGAATGAGTTCCCCGTCTTCAGTCACAGCGGCGATGTCGAAATCCTGGTGCGTGTCGCATCCGGCCACGAGAATCGATACCTCCTTCACCGACATACCCTGACCCGATGCTCTGGGTTTTTCGAGATCAGCACCAGTAATGAATGGTCGCGAGCGCAAACAGTCCCCGAAAATACTCCGCCGTCGCTACCAGCACCTCCCACTGCCGGCGCAATCGAGGGAGTCAAGCCGGCAGGAGCGTCGCAGCAGCTGACAAGGATAGAGGATCAAGGGATTTTGGGGAGCCATGATGGAGGTGCGGTTGGGAAACCATCGTCTGCATCGCTGAcgctggtgaagaagagatggAGATATGAACTAGACTTTGGGTCAGGGGGTGACGATATTCCCATGCTGGTGCAAAAGGAGGAGCGAGGCCCGCCCCCGACGACCAATTCGCTTTTTGGcggaccaccaccctcacactCCTCCAGCCGACATCACAGCAGTAAATCAACATCGCACTCTTTCTTTCGATCTGTCGCCAACCTCAGTCTGTCGTCATCCGGCAACCACGCGccatccctcccaccaccaacaccagccgAAGAAGACCTCCTGCGCGACTACGACAACCTGTTCAGGATCATGTACAACTACGCCCCCACCCTCGACCCGATCAACATAGCAGACGCCTACATCCAATGCAAATCATTGCTCAACCTTGCCGACCAATACGACgccctcgccgtcgtcggcCCGCGGGTCGACCACCACATGCTCCAGTTCCAATCCCGCCTCTGGAAGCAAATAGCAAAATACCCCATCTCCTACCTCCGGCTAGGCTACCTCGCCAGGTCAAAAGTCATCTTTCAAGAAGCGTTGGTCCACGTTGTCGGTCAATGGCCCGCAGGCGAGCGCTCCATTAGGGCTGCCTTCCCGGAGACGGTAATAGACATAATAGAAGACAAGGTCGACGAGCTAGAGGAGACGGTGTCCCGAATcgaggcgaggttgttcCGACTCACTCTGACGAATCGATcttcgggggagagggtttCACCAGGGACGAATTATCTCGACTGGCTGGCGGTTAGTCTGTTTCGCACCTGGCTGGCGGATAACACCACCCCTCcgtcgcctcctcccccgccaccaccagaacGGACGGGAAGGTCCTCCCGCACGGCACTTACAAATGGAAATTCGGGGAGCAGCGGCCGCCATAGGAAtaactcttcttcttcgtcgtcatcctcggcggcgggcgCTCTTGTTCCTGCGAGCTCGAACGGCAACAGCAATTCTGCCCAGAGGAACGTCCActttcaccctccccctccgtctGTACCCCCGTTGGCTACCTTGGGGAGGACGTATAGAATACTGGGATCGACCCAAAACGAAAAAGGGTACCTGACGCATGACGAGTGTAAGAGGTTTCTGAAGCTGACGCCGGACCTGTACTCGAGAGATAATTTGAGAAGGTTCGAGAAGCGGATTGATGAGCTGAAGGctatggcgagggaggtggtgaggccGCTGATGGGGAGCGGGCTTGAGCTCGAGTTGCAGGGGGTGGGCAGGTGGGTTATTTGA
- a CDS encoding hypothetical protein (EggNog:ENOG503P44M), translated as MPSFDRVYGSSPVLAMSPQAVHQGSLGKPFVQQHQAVSLNNAYFARSPSSVAGRKRSRDEAAVNLDPPEKVVDAPVIKTPEEEYVYGPGMTLIKKSSDYVADASSQSGTWVEEQVAKEEARKMEAAVLAQQQLSQSRPSLRSHKSQRLEVSRDDSSPSRRASPTRAASSPLLGSSDSLGQPIVDDFTLHLGIGWSRISDDEHIQAAARGWARFIDNHYPVTNAKILLQSRGLQSYLVEASEGYFLFAENLRQGRLVSTTADRALQNLKTSPPTFDGPATMEASESPRPLQPTAFFATHISPVTSIEIDMN; from the coding sequence ATGCCGTCTTTCGATCGCGTCTACGGTTCATCGCCGGTTCTCGCCATGTCACCACAGGCAGTTCACCAGGGCTCGCTCGGCAAGCCTTTtgtccaacaacaccaagccgTGTCTCTCAACAATGCCTATTTCGCTCGCAGCCCTTCGTCAGTCGCCGGTCGCAAAAGATCCAGGGACGAGGCTGCTGTCAATCTTGACCCCCCCGAGAAGGTGGTTGACGCTCCTGTTATCAAAACCCCAGAAGAGGAGTACGTCTACGGCCCTGGCATGACTCTCATCAAGAAGAGTTCTGACTACGTCGCGGATGCCAGCAGTCAATCTGGCACTTGGGTAGAGGAACAGGtcgccaaagaagaagcgcGCAAGATGGAAGCTGCGGTCCTTGCTCAGCAGCAACTGTCTCAGTCCAGACCCTCTCTCAGAAGTCACAAATCTCAGCGCCTCGAAGTGAGCCGGGACGACAGTTCGCCTAGCAGACGGGCCAGCCCTACCCGTGCGGCCTCCAGCCCCTTGCTGGGTTCGTCCGACTCTCTTGGGCAGCCCATCGTCGATGACTTCACTCTTCATCTTGGCATTGGATGGAGTCGGATCAGCGATGACGAACATATTCAAGCTGCTGCTCGAGGGTGGGCTCGCTTCATTGACAATCATTACCCTGTCACCAACGCCAAGATTCTTCTCCAGAGCCGCGGCCTCCAATCATACTTGGTTGAAGCATCCGAAGGTTACTTTTTATTCGCCGAAAACCTTCGTCAGGGGCGTCTTGTCAGCACCACAGCTGATCGCGCCCTTCAAAACCTCAAGACCTCACCCCCTACCTTTGACGGGCCAGCCACCATGGAAGCCTCTGAATCACCCAGGCCTCTGCAGCCCACCGCCTTTTTTGCGACACACATCAGCCCCGTCACCTCGATTGAGATTGACATGAACTAA